The following are encoded together in the Poseidonibacter lekithochrous genome:
- a CDS encoding aspartate carbamoyltransferase catalytic subunit, with product MQHLIRTADFSKEEILELFNDAREFLDMKTRDVLKGKIIVTLFFENSTRTRSAFEIAAKRLGAEIVSLDVGTSSRSKGETIFDTVANINAMKPDAIIMRHSDCGLPGTLVNHVDCPIINAGDGKHAHPTQALLDLFTIVEHFDGQTDGKKVAIVGDVRTSRVAGSNRKLLPRFGMEVCFVAPECFQHESSDHKQHNNISEIIDEVDVVMSLRTQLERHNEIYFQSLNDYAKDYCITKDTFGDRNILLLHPGPVNRNVDISDEMLVDPRNKVLEQVTNGVVVRMAILKKLIKQ from the coding sequence ATGCAGCACTTAATTAGGACAGCAGACTTTAGTAAAGAAGAAATTTTAGAACTTTTCAACGATGCTAGAGAATTTTTGGATATGAAAACAAGAGATGTTTTAAAAGGTAAAATTATTGTTACTCTATTCTTTGAGAACTCAACTAGAACTAGAAGTGCCTTTGAAATAGCTGCAAAAAGATTAGGAGCTGAAATAGTATCTTTAGATGTAGGAACTTCATCTAGATCAAAAGGTGAAACTATTTTTGATACTGTTGCAAATATTAATGCAATGAAACCTGATGCAATTATTATGAGACATAGTGATTGTGGATTACCTGGAACATTAGTAAATCACGTTGATTGTCCAATTATCAACGCAGGTGATGGTAAACATGCGCACCCTACACAAGCTTTATTAGACTTATTTACAATTGTTGAACACTTTGATGGTCAAACTGATGGTAAAAAAGTTGCAATTGTTGGAGATGTAAGAACTTCAAGAGTTGCAGGATCAAATAGAAAACTTCTTCCAAGATTTGGTATGGAAGTTTGTTTTGTTGCACCTGAGTGTTTCCAACATGAATCAAGTGATCATAAACAACACAATAATATTTCTGAGATTATTGATGAAGTTGATGTTGTTATGAGTTTAAGAACACAACTTGAAAGACATAATGAAATTTATTTCCAATCTTTAAATGATTATGCAAAAGATTACTGTATCACAAAAGATACATTTGGAGATAGAAATATTTTATTATTACACCCAGGTCCAGTAAATAGAAATGTTGATATTTCTGATGAAATGTTAGTAGATCCAAGAAATAAAGTATTAGAGCAAGTTACAAATGGTGTTGTTGTAAGAATGGCAATACTTAAAAAATTAATTAAACAATAA
- a CDS encoding fatty acid cis/trans isomerase, with the protein MKYQILLLPIIIMFFAACSVKPLEPVQYELNKEEISFVNQIKPILDNRCVSCHSCYNSPCQLKLSSYEGLKRGASKEDIYANRLSASDPTRLFVDAINEKQWREKDFYSVTQDLENTNESIMMQYLFQKIENPEIIGKYSPEKDELSCVQDKDELEEYFEDNPHKGMPYGFPALKKEEYNLLMTWLKQGANSDIEKIKTPTKEDFLISKFESFFNKKDIKYKVSARYIYEHLFLAHISFDDNSENFYELVRSRTPRGQKVEVIPTRFPYDEIKEPFYYRFQKIKSTIVHKTHMVYKMNGNRLQRYKDLFIKPKWDIQPYLATYDKNVVANALKVFEQIPAKTRYEFLLDDIHYIIMTFIRGPVCKGQIALNVIQDHFWVMFLDPKYDASLFDRYFLHDNIENLSVPNQLGDNPNILKTFKILDNYDLAKQYNKNKSDVYKKYYPNGLPLKALWKGNSFDKTKNDSMLTIYRHFDSASVHKGALGDIPKTLWLIDYPLLERIYYSLVAGFDVFGNTPHQLLVRKHMDRLRIEGESNFLEFLPKSSRKEYFNSWYQGWLASYLSVYNPSELKSNISYDSSNYKEEFVYKAFDYLKIKKDPINFLGKNYKQSAIKKEYKTKKEIEETLKTLTLANSSEFVRQFTDSESNLGYLRIKMNNKQDLVYTVLVNRWHNNVALLFDEESRLDSSKDRFNFIEGFVGSYPNVFIEVKQDDLSDFFDLLKNYQDTPNHLQRILKYSINRANKDFWDKYDWFDKEFKKQDKLNYGIFDLNRYISEAIN; encoded by the coding sequence ATGAAATATCAAATTTTACTACTACCTATAATTATAATGTTTTTTGCAGCCTGTTCTGTAAAACCCCTAGAACCCGTACAATATGAATTAAACAAAGAAGAAATATCTTTTGTAAATCAAATCAAACCTATTTTAGATAATAGATGTGTTTCTTGTCATTCTTGTTACAACTCACCTTGTCAGTTAAAACTATCTTCATATGAAGGATTAAAAAGAGGTGCTTCAAAAGAAGATATTTATGCAAATAGATTAAGTGCAAGTGACCCTACTCGGCTTTTTGTAGATGCGATAAATGAAAAACAATGGAGAGAAAAAGATTTTTATTCTGTTACGCAAGATTTAGAAAATACTAATGAATCAATAATGATGCAATATCTATTTCAAAAGATTGAAAATCCTGAGATTATTGGAAAATATTCTCCTGAAAAAGATGAATTATCTTGTGTACAAGATAAAGACGAATTAGAAGAGTATTTTGAAGATAATCCCCATAAAGGGATGCCTTATGGTTTTCCAGCACTAAAAAAAGAAGAATACAATCTTTTAATGACATGGCTTAAACAAGGAGCTAACAGTGATATTGAAAAGATCAAAACGCCAACAAAAGAAGATTTTTTAATCTCAAAATTTGAGAGTTTTTTCAATAAAAAAGATATTAAGTATAAAGTAAGTGCTAGATATATTTATGAACATCTATTTTTAGCCCACATCTCTTTTGATGATAATAGTGAAAACTTCTATGAGTTAGTAAGATCAAGAACTCCTAGAGGGCAAAAAGTAGAAGTTATTCCTACAAGATTTCCTTATGATGAAATAAAAGAACCTTTTTATTATAGATTCCAAAAAATCAAATCTACAATAGTTCATAAAACTCATATGGTTTATAAGATGAATGGAAATAGACTACAACGATATAAAGATTTATTTATAAAACCAAAATGGGATATACAGCCATACTTAGCAACTTATGATAAAAATGTCGTTGCAAATGCCTTGAAAGTTTTTGAGCAAATTCCTGCAAAAACTAGATATGAATTTTTATTAGATGATATTCACTATATTATTATGACTTTTATTAGAGGTCCAGTTTGTAAAGGACAGATAGCATTAAATGTAATTCAAGATCATTTTTGGGTTATGTTTTTAGATCCAAAATATGATGCTTCATTATTTGATAGATATTTTTTACATGACAATATTGAAAATTTATCAGTACCAAATCAACTAGGAGATAATCCAAATATATTAAAAACTTTTAAAATATTAGATAATTATGATTTAGCAAAACAGTACAACAAAAATAAATCTGATGTTTATAAAAAATATTATCCAAATGGTTTGCCACTAAAAGCTTTATGGAAAGGTAATAGTTTTGATAAAACTAAAAATGACTCAATGCTTACAATTTATAGACATTTTGATTCAGCCTCAGTTCATAAAGGCGCATTAGGTGATATTCCTAAAACCCTATGGTTAATTGATTATCCATTATTAGAAAGAATTTATTATTCATTAGTTGCAGGATTTGATGTATTTGGAAATACTCCACATCAACTATTAGTTCGAAAACATATGGATAGACTTAGAATTGAAGGAGAAAGTAACTTCTTAGAATTCTTACCAAAGAGCAGTAGAAAAGAGTATTTTAATTCTTGGTATCAAGGCTGGTTAGCTTCATATTTAAGTGTATATAATCCAAGTGAACTAAAAAGTAATATCTCATATGATTCTTCTAATTATAAAGAAGAGTTTGTTTATAAAGCTTTTGATTATCTAAAAATCAAAAAAGACCCTATTAATTTTTTAGGAAAAAACTATAAACAAAGTGCAATTAAAAAAGAGTATAAAACTAAAAAAGAGATAGAAGAAACACTAAAAACACTAACCTTAGCTAATAGCTCAGAGTTTGTTAGGCAATTTACAGACTCAGAGTCAAATCTTGGATATTTAAGAATAAAAATGAACAATAAACAAGACTTAGTTTATACAGTTTTAGTAAATAGGTGGCATAACAATGTTGCTTTGTTATTCGATGAAGAATCAAGGCTAGATAGTTCAAAAGATAGGTTTAATTTTATTGAAGGATTTGTAGGTTCATACCCAAATGTATTTATTGAAGTTAAACAAGATGATTTAAGTGATTTTTTTGATTTATTAAAAAACTATCAAGATACACCAAATCACTTACAAAGAATTCTAAAATACTCAATCAATAGAGCAAATAAAGATTTCTGGGATAAGTATGATTGGTTTGATAAAGAGTTTAAAAAACAAGACAAATTAAATTATGGGATATTTGACTTGAATCGTTATATTAGTGAGGCTATTAATTAA
- a CDS encoding aspartate aminotransferase family protein: MIEQLDKEYVLQTYPRNYVNFKRGVNATLFDENEKDYIDFTSGIGVVSVGHGNESVAKKIYEQVSNITHISNLYAIEPQAKLGEKIAKLSKMDVATFFANSGAEANEGAIKLARKYGETKFDNKRYKVITLEHSFHGRTITTVRATGQEAMHTDNFSPYPDGFSYENEIANIYKSIDNETVAVMIELVQGEGGVQPLDKKEVQDLAKFLKEKDILLIIDEVQTGAYRTGEFLATNLYDIQPDIITMAKGLGGGVPIGAVITTHKDLFTYGDHGSTFGGNYLSTAASLEVLDILERTKDSGELDKTISYFENKIGSLFQNNKEIFTSTVGIGLMKGLRVKDADTLASILKESFEQGVLLLRAGKNTLRMLPALTITNDEIDEGFKRLENALSKIAK, from the coding sequence ATGATTGAACAATTAGATAAAGAATATGTACTACAAACTTACCCAAGAAATTATGTAAATTTCAAAAGAGGAGTTAACGCTACTTTATTTGATGAAAATGAAAAAGACTATATTGATTTTACTTCAGGAATTGGAGTTGTATCTGTAGGTCATGGTAATGAAAGTGTTGCAAAAAAGATATATGAACAAGTAAGTAATATTACTCATATTTCTAATTTATACGCTATTGAACCTCAAGCAAAACTTGGGGAAAAAATAGCAAAACTTTCAAAAATGGATGTTGCCACATTTTTCGCAAATTCAGGAGCAGAAGCAAATGAAGGAGCTATTAAATTAGCTAGAAAATATGGAGAAACTAAATTTGATAACAAAAGATATAAAGTTATCACATTAGAGCATTCATTCCATGGAAGAACAATTACAACAGTAAGAGCTACTGGTCAAGAAGCTATGCATACAGATAACTTCTCACCATATCCAGATGGATTCTCTTATGAAAATGAAATTGCTAATATTTATAAATCAATAGATAATGAAACAGTAGCAGTTATGATTGAACTAGTTCAAGGTGAAGGTGGAGTTCAACCTCTTGATAAAAAAGAGGTTCAAGATTTAGCAAAATTCTTAAAAGAAAAAGATATTTTATTAATCATTGATGAAGTACAAACAGGTGCATACAGAACTGGTGAGTTCTTAGCAACTAACCTTTATGATATTCAACCTGACATTATTACAATGGCAAAAGGTTTAGGTGGAGGAGTTCCTATTGGAGCTGTTATTACTACACATAAAGATCTATTTACTTATGGTGACCATGGTTCTACTTTTGGTGGTAACTACTTAAGTACTGCTGCTTCATTAGAAGTATTAGATATTTTAGAGAGAACTAAAGATTCAGGGGAATTAGATAAAACTATTTCATACTTTGAAAATAAAATTGGATCTTTATTCCAAAATAATAAAGAGATTTTTACATCAACAGTTGGAATTGGTTTAATGAAAGGTCTTAGAGTAAAAGATGCTGATACATTAGCTTCAATTCTAAAAGAATCATTTGAACAAGGTGTTTTATTATTAAGAGCTGGGAAAAATACATTAAGAATGTTACCTGCTTTAACTATTACAAATGATGAGATTGATGAAGGATTTAAAAGGTTAGAAAATGCACTTTCTAAAATCGCTAAGTAA
- a CDS encoding TolC family protein, whose protein sequence is MHFLKSLSKLLLGSLLLSNLQASNNFDEEILSDTRKKTFDLNEEQIKEDSLKLKKDWINPINLQYTKYLGEDYKNEKSLISINQPIFRSGGIYQAIKYADSTYDSSSIQINQERKKLIKEAINFLYLIEKTNLNIKKTKLSVLNAQIDVNRKKEQVLNGFLDSSFLDNALLTLNDSKQSLITLKYQKIEYINNFNNISSKDYSEFELPKFEFFDEKEYIQRNIDLAKAKADIIKDENFKAITIAKYLPSVNAFYNYSKNHYTNGKPGLENSYEQDFGLTVTLPLDSRTFNDIESKKIEALKSKLSYKNKIDDEKTFYKNQVQKVNMLEERIAITKEDLGLYNSILTIIKEEKEAQLKTQSDLDTLQNSQKIKSLDLKIFEIDRQMELLELYVKLK, encoded by the coding sequence ATGCACTTTCTAAAATCGCTAAGTAAACTACTTTTAGGTAGTTTACTTCTCTCAAATCTACAAGCTTCAAACAATTTTGATGAAGAAATATTATCAGATACAAGAAAAAAGACTTTTGATTTAAATGAAGAACAAATCAAAGAAGATAGTCTTAAACTAAAAAAAGATTGGATTAACCCAATTAATCTACAATATACTAAATATCTTGGTGAAGATTATAAAAATGAAAAATCATTAATCAGTATTAACCAACCTATTTTTAGAAGTGGTGGAATTTATCAAGCTATTAAATATGCTGATTCTACTTATGATTCATCATCTATTCAAATAAATCAAGAAAGAAAAAAGTTAATAAAAGAAGCTATTAATTTTTTATACTTAATTGAGAAAACAAATCTAAATATTAAAAAAACTAAACTTTCTGTTTTAAATGCACAAATTGATGTGAATAGAAAAAAAGAACAAGTACTTAATGGCTTTTTAGATAGTTCTTTTTTAGATAATGCTTTATTAACTCTAAATGATTCAAAACAGTCTTTAATTACATTAAAGTATCAAAAAATTGAATATATTAATAATTTCAATAATATTTCATCAAAAGATTATTCGGAATTTGAATTACCAAAATTTGAGTTCTTCGATGAAAAAGAGTATATACAAAGAAATATTGATTTAGCAAAAGCTAAAGCAGATATTATCAAAGATGAAAACTTCAAAGCTATTACAATTGCAAAATATTTACCAAGTGTAAATGCTTTTTATAACTATTCAAAAAATCATTATACAAATGGTAAACCGGGACTTGAAAACTCATATGAGCAAGATTTCGGACTAACTGTTACCTTACCATTAGATAGTAGAACTTTTAATGATATTGAAAGTAAAAAGATTGAAGCATTAAAATCTAAACTATCATATAAAAATAAAATTGATGATGAAAAAACTTTTTATAAAAATCAAGTACAAAAAGTAAACATGTTAGAAGAAAGAATAGCTATTACAAAGGAAGATTTAGGGCTTTATAACTCTATTTTAACTATTATTAAAGAAGAAAAAGAAGCACAGCTAAAAACACAAAGTGATTTAGACACACTTCAAAACTCGCAAAAAATAAAATCTTTAGATTTAAAAATATTTGAGATTGATAGACAAATGGAATTATTGGAGTTATACGTAAAACTAAAATAA
- a CDS encoding cache domain-containing protein codes for MQGNKNFTFWIIFLPILSIILTSSILTYKFISYEKHEAQEEAIKLEKRFTQNIKKRIQNRINRVINLIETKIQITKDEEKKNVKNIIHIGYKTIEETYLSNKHLPYDEIIKIIRQRLKNLKFYSNESGYFFILNLNDLVLMHPQKSEQNKVVTNLQDKKGKYFIQSFRNIANSKTGEGFDTWYWKKPNTSKIAEKIGYIKVFKPLNLYIGTAKYKEDIDNKIKMDALKLINIIKYDKDEYVFVINKKGTTLAHINKNFINTPISKLTEIEQTIINNILKKAEKKEGNFIEYIPTSHNINKNLSKKISFVKTIPSLDWIVGTGQYTTTLQLELEKRKKELTQELTHTTNDILIISIVITMVLIIILTSISRNLQSKLRDYEYQLANKNQSLKELNESLEEKVKKQLIKTREKEELLHQQSKLAAMGEMIGNIAHQWRQPLSTISTAASGMKMQNEMNLLTEKEMNRSLDAIVFNTKALSQTIEDFRGFFKKDKEKSLFRIDKTIEKVILLLSASLTNKEITIVKNLSDDEIFNLGNELMQALLNIINNAKDALLVNEIENKYIFITTSLKDDKLHIEIKDNAGGIPLEIMHKVFEPYFTTKFKSQGTGIGLYMSRTIIVNHMKGKIEVSNSTFTYKGEKYEGACFDIILDKKS; via the coding sequence ATGCAAGGAAATAAAAATTTTACTTTTTGGATTATCTTCCTCCCCATTCTATCCATCATATTAACCTCATCAATACTAACTTATAAATTTATATCCTATGAAAAACATGAAGCCCAAGAAGAGGCTATTAAACTTGAAAAAAGATTTACCCAAAATATAAAAAAAAGAATTCAAAATAGAATCAATAGAGTAATAAACCTAATTGAAACAAAAATTCAAATTACTAAAGATGAAGAAAAGAAAAATGTCAAAAATATAATCCATATTGGTTATAAAACAATAGAAGAAACATATCTATCAAATAAACATCTACCTTATGATGAAATAATTAAAATAATTAGACAAAGACTAAAAAACCTAAAGTTTTACAGTAATGAAAGTGGATACTTTTTTATACTAAATTTAAATGACTTAGTTCTAATGCATCCACAAAAGTCAGAACAAAATAAAGTAGTTACAAATCTTCAAGATAAAAAAGGCAAATACTTTATTCAAAGTTTTAGAAATATTGCTAATTCCAAAACGGGAGAAGGCTTTGATACTTGGTATTGGAAAAAACCAAACACAAGTAAAATAGCAGAAAAGATAGGTTATATAAAAGTATTTAAACCTCTTAATTTATATATTGGTACTGCTAAATATAAAGAAGATATTGATAATAAAATCAAAATGGATGCTTTAAAATTAATTAATATTATTAAATATGACAAAGATGAATATGTATTTGTTATAAATAAAAAGGGAACAACTCTTGCTCATATAAATAAAAACTTTATAAATACTCCTATTTCAAAACTTACAGAAATAGAACAAACAATCATAAATAATATTCTAAAAAAAGCAGAAAAAAAAGAAGGTAACTTTATAGAGTATATACCTACTAGCCATAACATAAATAAAAATCTATCAAAAAAGATATCTTTCGTAAAAACAATTCCTAGTTTAGACTGGATAGTGGGAACTGGTCAATATACAACTACTTTACAACTTGAACTTGAAAAAAGGAAAAAAGAGCTAACTCAAGAATTAACTCACACAACAAATGATATTTTAATTATCTCAATTGTAATAACTATGGTTCTAATTATAATACTTACTTCTATTTCAAGAAATCTACAATCTAAATTACGTGATTATGAATATCAACTAGCAAATAAAAATCAAAGTTTAAAAGAATTAAATGAAAGCTTAGAAGAAAAGGTAAAAAAACAATTAATAAAAACACGTGAAAAAGAAGAGTTACTGCATCAACAATCAAAACTAGCAGCTATGGGAGAGATGATTGGAAATATTGCTCATCAATGGAGACAACCCCTGTCAACTATCTCTACAGCAGCATCTGGAATGAAGATGCAGAATGAAATGAATCTATTAACAGAAAAAGAGATGAACCGTTCTCTTGATGCAATTGTATTTAATACAAAAGCCTTATCTCAAACAATTGAAGACTTTAGAGGTTTCTTTAAAAAAGACAAAGAAAAAAGTTTATTTAGAATTGATAAGACTATAGAGAAAGTAATTTTATTACTCTCTGCTAGTTTAACAAATAAAGAAATTACTATTGTAAAAAACTTATCAGATGATGAAATATTTAATCTAGGAAATGAATTAATGCAAGCCCTATTAAATATAATTAATAATGCTAAAGATGCCTTATTGGTAAATGAGATTGAAAATAAGTATATCTTTATTACAACATCACTAAAAGATGACAAACTACATATAGAAATTAAAGATAATGCAGGAGGGATTCCTCTTGAGATAATGCATAAAGTCTTTGAACCTTACTTTACTACAAAGTTTAAATCACAAGGTACAGGAATTGGTTTATATATGTCAAGAACTATTATTGTAAATCATATGAAAGGTAAAATTGAAGTATCTAACTCTACTTTTACTTATAAGGGAGAAAAGTATGAAGGGGCATGTTTCGATATTATTCTAGATAAAAAGAGTTAA
- the pyk gene encoding pyruvate kinase: MEKRTKILATLGPASHSIETIEGLIKAGANMFRLNFSHGSHEYHSQTLSNIRTAMKNLDKTVGVLQDISGPKVRVGDLKEPFELHRGDVITFLKDEIVGYKEADKKYVVSINYPGILDKVQVGEFIYLYDGTIRAKVIETDDEVKARIENHGILSSRKGVNFPNTVIDINVITKKDEEDIAWGVENQVDYFAISFVQNGNDMKRARKLLNGYKGKLIAKIEKFDAVENIDDIVEHSDGLMVARGDLGIEVPYYDVPTIQKMLIKKANIKGMPVITATQMLLSMTHNERATRAEISDVANAVLDGTDVVMLSEESAVGEDPVNVVDTMSNIISRTEDIYSFDKQDKLDYLDHFDVIQATVTRLADDLGAKGILALTSSGKSAIKMSRYRPRTPILAFTHKKKILSALTSVWGVTPIGTIKEAQASRMFQKMLKQLDDKGALDKTETYVATVGYPVGMPGSTNTIKILTPSEIEYYLNLPKK; encoded by the coding sequence GTGGAAAAAAGAACAAAGATTTTAGCAACTTTAGGCCCAGCAAGCCATAGCATTGAAACCATTGAAGGATTAATAAAAGCAGGTGCAAACATGTTTAGATTAAACTTTTCACATGGAAGCCATGAATATCACAGTCAAACACTAAGTAATATTAGAACTGCAATGAAAAACTTGGATAAAACTGTAGGTGTCTTACAAGATATCTCAGGACCAAAGGTGCGAGTAGGGGATTTAAAAGAGCCATTTGAACTTCATAGAGGTGATGTAATTACTTTCTTAAAAGATGAAATTGTTGGATATAAAGAAGCAGATAAAAAATATGTTGTTTCTATTAATTACCCAGGTATTCTAGATAAAGTTCAAGTTGGTGAATTTATCTATTTATATGATGGAACAATTAGAGCTAAAGTTATCGAAACAGATGATGAAGTAAAAGCAAGAATTGAAAATCATGGAATCTTATCTTCAAGAAAAGGTGTAAACTTCCCTAATACTGTAATTGACATTAATGTAATTACAAAAAAAGATGAAGAAGATATTGCTTGGGGTGTTGAGAACCAAGTAGATTATTTTGCTATTTCATTTGTTCAAAATGGAAACGATATGAAAAGAGCAAGAAAACTTCTTAATGGATATAAAGGTAAATTAATTGCAAAAATTGAGAAGTTTGATGCAGTTGAGAATATCGATGATATTGTTGAACATAGTGATGGTTTAATGGTAGCAAGGGGTGACCTTGGTATTGAAGTTCCATATTATGATGTACCAACAATTCAAAAAATGTTAATTAAAAAAGCAAATATAAAAGGTATGCCTGTAATTACAGCAACACAAATGCTTTTATCAATGACTCACAATGAAAGAGCTACAAGAGCAGAAATCTCTGATGTTGCAAATGCAGTATTAGATGGTACTGATGTTGTTATGCTTTCTGAGGAGAGTGCAGTTGGTGAAGATCCTGTAAATGTTGTAGATACAATGAGTAATATTATCTCAAGAACAGAAGATATTTATAGTTTTGATAAACAAGACAAATTAGATTATCTTGATCATTTCGATGTAATTCAAGCAACAGTAACTAGACTAGCAGATGACTTAGGAGCAAAAGGTATTTTAGCCTTAACAAGTTCTGGAAAATCAGCTATTAAAATGTCTAGATATAGACCAAGAACTCCAATTTTAGCCTTTACACATAAAAAGAAAATCTTAAGTGCTTTAACTTCAGTATGGGGTGTAACTCCAATTGGTACTATTAAAGAAGCTCAAGCCTCTAGAATGTTCCAAAAGATGTTAAAACAATTAGATGATAAAGGTGCATTAGATAAAACAGAAACTTATGTAGCAACAGTAGGTTATCCTGTAGGTATGCCAGGAAGTACAAATACAATTAAAATTTTAACTCCATCAGAGATAGAGTATTATTTAAATCTTCCAAAAAAATAG
- a CDS encoding OmpA family protein yields the protein MKFINLKTIISSALVATLLVGCASSNTNQTVNDNQRAIIGTTVGALAGIILGNNVGGGSKSRNKVVGAVAGAAIGGYIGYKMDQQAKEVADSLNTTVNNDPNAVLDPSQDLIVSHTDNYVKIIFRDAMMFQTNSAVPTASASAKIAKVGAVLEKYPNTLVQVVGHTDSRGSYTYNKNLSEKRASNVGNTIFASGAKNQIFSRGCSFDKPVAPNSDATNMALNRRVEIFLYPNQQSVIDTCK from the coding sequence ATGAAATTCATAAATTTAAAAACAATCATATCTTCTGCTTTAGTAGCAACTCTTCTTGTAGGCTGTGCTTCTTCAAACACGAATCAAACAGTAAATGATAATCAAAGAGCAATTATAGGTACAACAGTAGGAGCCTTAGCTGGTATTATTCTAGGAAATAATGTTGGTGGTGGAAGTAAAAGTAGAAACAAAGTAGTAGGTGCTGTTGCAGGTGCTGCTATTGGTGGATATATTGGATATAAAATGGATCAACAAGCAAAAGAGGTTGCAGATAGTTTAAATACTACTGTTAATAATGACCCAAATGCAGTATTAGATCCAAGCCAAGACTTAATTGTATCACATACAGATAATTACGTAAAAATCATCTTTAGAGATGCCATGATGTTCCAAACAAACTCAGCAGTTCCAACAGCAAGTGCTAGTGCTAAAATTGCTAAAGTTGGAGCAGTATTAGAAAAATATCCAAATACTTTAGTTCAAGTAGTAGGACACACAGATAGTAGAGGTTCATATACATATAATAAAAATTTATCAGAAAAAAGAGCTTCTAATGTAGGAAATACAATCTTTGCTTCAGGTGCTAAAAATCAAATTTTCTCAAGAGGATGTTCTTTTGATAAACCAGTTGCACCAAATTCAGATGCAACAAATATGGCATTAAATAGAAGAGTAGAAATTTTCCTTTACCCAAATCAACAATCAGTAATTGATACTTGTAAATAA
- a CDS encoding SAM-dependent methyltransferase produces the protein MKRFNQYFNDWLYGKEGYYSNYKEIGKDGDFYTSVSTSSFFGGTIAKKIVNSIEEGFLDKNTTILEIGAHHGYLLADVIQFIYTLKPELLSTLNFAIVERFENLQIQQKKYINESFGDVIKLKHYNDIKEVKLDSAYILANEIFDAFDCDLVYTNSENTLQYAKVENHKINFVDCKDNNIINHCKKYGITKGEVALSYKDFVNTICQNFKTFEFLTFDYGDRYPRNDFSARVYEKHNVFPIFEEDLDLESLYKKSDITYDVHFNYLSDLFNNNKIKSLKFNTQLKALVEFGILELLEILKANVDEKTYLRETQKVKILLEPTGMGDRFKILNVRK, from the coding sequence ATGAAAAGATTTAATCAATATTTTAATGACTGGCTTTATGGAAAAGAGGGTTATTACTCAAACTATAAAGAAATTGGAAAAGATGGGGATTTTTATACCTCTGTTTCAACAAGCTCTTTTTTTGGAGGAACAATTGCAAAAAAGATTGTTAATTCAATTGAAGAAGGTTTCTTAGACAAAAACACTACTATATTAGAAATTGGTGCACATCATGGTTATTTATTAGCAGATGTTATTCAATTTATTTATACTTTAAAACCTGAACTTTTAAGTACTCTAAACTTTGCAATAGTGGAGAGATTTGAAAACTTACAAATTCAACAAAAAAAATATATAAACGAATCATTTGGTGATGTGATTAAACTAAAACACTACAATGATATTAAAGAAGTAAAACTAGATAGTGCATATATCTTAGCTAATGAAATTTTTGATGCTTTTGATTGTGACTTAGTATATACAAATAGTGAGAACACTTTGCAATATGCAAAAGTAGAAAATCATAAAATTAATTTTGTTGATTGCAAAGACAATAATATTATAAATCACTGTAAAAAATATGGTATTACTAAAGGTGAAGTTGCTTTATCTTATAAAGATTTTGTAAATACTATATGTCAGAATTTTAAAACATTTGAGTTTTTAACTTTTGATTATGGAGATAGATATCCTAGAAATGATTTCTCTGCAAGAGTATATGAAAAGCATAATGTATTTCCTATTTTTGAAGAAGATTTAGACTTAGAGTCTTTATATAAAAAATCAGATATAACTTACGATGTTCACTTTAATTATTTAAGTGACTTATTTAATAATAACAAAATCAAATCTCTTAAATTTAATACACAACTTAAGGCTTTAGTTGAGTTTGGTATCTTAGAATTACTAGAAATACTTAAAGCTAATGTTGATGAAAAAACATATTTAAGAGAGACTCAAAAAGTAAAAATACTATTAGAACCTACTGGTATGGGTGACAGATTTAAAATACTAAACGTTAGAAAATAG